One Proteinivorax tanatarense DNA segment encodes these proteins:
- a CDS encoding metal-dependent hydrolase, which yields MKHPTHKAIGVAAYSGLIVFFYKPFSVAFSFILLASSILSYFSSILPDLIEKSKKEHRGYTHSFFWSIVITLISCNLIVPLHIWLKSQGVYFPVIVPIFAVWIGYTSHFIADYFTNKGVCIWWPFDEERKGYKLWEHEDRDGPEFLITIISWVLTIIIWIRHFSFYYL from the coding sequence ATGAAACACCCTACTCATAAAGCTATAGGTGTAGCAGCATACTCAGGATTAATCGTATTTTTTTATAAGCCGTTTTCTGTGGCATTTAGCTTCATATTATTAGCTTCATCCATTTTGTCATACTTTTCTTCCATTCTCCCAGACTTAATAGAGAAAAGCAAAAAAGAACACAGAGGTTATACGCATTCATTTTTCTGGTCTATTGTTATAACCCTAATTTCTTGTAATTTAATTGTCCCCTTACATATTTGGTTAAAATCTCAGGGCGTTTACTTCCCAGTAATTGTCCCTATATTTGCTGTTTGGATAGGATATACTTCCCATTTTATTGCCGATTACTTTACAAATAAGGGAGTGTGCATTTGGTGGCCTTTTGATGAAGAACGCAAAGGATATAAGTTATGGGAGCATGAGGACAGGGACGGGCCAGAATTTCTTATTACCATAATTTCATGGGTACTTACCATTATAATTTGGATTAGGCATTTTAGTTTCTACTACTTATAA
- a CDS encoding nuclease-related domain-containing protein, translated as MAKIVANKNSLNEEIKRINAKRNREIFIWGIVVLLSVLLEQFIFTFILGIIAFFRMLSLASPHSKVESMASGLEGEEYAISTLRKLPDEYTVICDVNIEVDGGKSQLDFVVVGPTGIFVTEIKNWNGTIYGSEEEKEWRQDKVGRKGGEYSRHYYNPGKQVRTHVYRLSKLLKNNGLNSWVQGIVYFTHPRVEIHVETNKVPVFAEPKNDGYDLLKYIQSEDNESLTEKQINDIENLLVSESNLEGTA; from the coding sequence ATGGCTAAAATAGTAGCAAATAAAAACTCTTTAAATGAGGAAATTAAAAGGATTAATGCTAAAAGGAACAGGGAAATTTTTATATGGGGTATAGTTGTACTGCTGTCTGTCTTACTAGAACAATTTATATTCACGTTTATATTGGGGATCATAGCCTTTTTTCGGATGCTTAGTCTTGCCTCGCCACATAGTAAAGTAGAATCCATGGCTTCAGGACTAGAAGGAGAGGAGTATGCAATAAGTACTTTGCGAAAACTACCTGATGAATATACAGTGATTTGTGATGTTAATATAGAGGTAGATGGAGGTAAGAGTCAGTTAGATTTTGTGGTAGTTGGCCCTACTGGAATTTTTGTGACAGAAATTAAAAACTGGAATGGTACTATATATGGTAGTGAAGAAGAAAAGGAGTGGCGTCAAGATAAAGTTGGGCGTAAGGGTGGTGAATATAGCCGTCATTACTATAACCCTGGAAAGCAAGTGCGCACCCATGTTTATAGGCTTTCTAAACTTTTAAAAAATAATGGGTTAAACAGTTGGGTTCAAGGAATAGTTTACTTTACTCATCCAAGGGTAGAGATTCATGTTGAAACAAACAAAGTTCCTGTTTTTGCAGAGCCTAAAAATGATGGATATGATTTATTAAAGTACATCCAAAGTGAAGATAATGAGAGTCTAACAGAGAAGCAGATAAATGATATCGAAAACCTATTAGTAAGTGAAAGTAACCTTGAGGGGACAGCTTAG
- the istA gene encoding IS21 family transposase: MKRWDMFAKIKENRSRGLNKSQVARLLEIDYKTVSKYWDMEFDEFSELHNTAQSRRKKVDKYKKQILEWIKEYRDMSAAQIYDWLLEKHGELDFKERTLRLYVNKLRKEYDLPKVTSVRQYEEIENLPMGYQAQVDLGEIWLKTHDNKRVKAYCFGMVLSHSRYKFVWWSDKPFTTSSFIKAHNKAFEYFGGRPKEIVYDQDKVLVVSENNGDILYTEGFQNYLNSLKFKVYLCRKADPESKGKVEAVVKYAKNNFAKHRKFVDIESFNDDNLKWLERTGNKKVHETTKKVPAEVFALEKEHLMPIPTLFAESTDTKILTYLVRKNNTVFYKQNRYQVPIGTYSPGKEVNLSVKKDCIEIIDKDTNELIITHKIAKGKGQLVTIDHPDRQKSRKYSCDEMREKVLKSLGETDKAITFVDIIRAEKSRYFKDQSNLIIKTVTSENPSLVQKAIDYCVERKLYSAGMLKDTIQYFKEEEKRQLNKKYFKADISTPSKYQDLKPEIRSIEEYTNSLKGDSHSGEIGANQRKC, encoded by the coding sequence TTGAAGAGGTGGGATATGTTTGCCAAAATTAAAGAAAATAGGTCTAGGGGATTAAATAAATCCCAAGTTGCAAGGCTACTAGAGATTGACTACAAGACCGTATCAAAGTACTGGGATATGGAGTTTGATGAGTTTTCAGAGCTCCATAATACAGCTCAATCACGGAGAAAGAAGGTGGATAAATACAAAAAGCAAATTTTAGAATGGATTAAAGAATACCGAGATATGTCAGCCGCTCAGATTTATGATTGGCTTTTAGAAAAACATGGTGAGCTAGATTTTAAGGAAAGAACTCTAAGGCTCTATGTAAACAAGCTTAGAAAAGAATATGACTTGCCCAAAGTGACATCAGTTAGGCAGTATGAAGAAATAGAAAATCTTCCTATGGGGTATCAAGCTCAAGTTGATCTAGGAGAGATATGGCTTAAGACACATGATAATAAAAGAGTAAAAGCATATTGTTTTGGAATGGTTTTATCCCATTCAAGATACAAGTTCGTATGGTGGTCGGACAAGCCATTTACAACATCAAGTTTCATCAAAGCCCACAACAAAGCTTTTGAGTACTTTGGCGGCAGACCCAAAGAGATAGTTTATGATCAAGATAAAGTACTAGTAGTTTCTGAAAACAATGGAGATATATTATATACCGAAGGATTTCAAAATTATCTTAACTCTCTTAAGTTTAAAGTGTACCTTTGCAGAAAGGCTGATCCTGAAAGCAAAGGCAAAGTAGAAGCTGTAGTAAAGTATGCCAAGAATAACTTCGCTAAACATAGAAAATTTGTAGATATTGAATCCTTTAATGATGATAATCTAAAATGGCTAGAAAGAACCGGCAATAAAAAAGTCCATGAAACAACAAAGAAGGTACCGGCAGAAGTGTTTGCTCTGGAAAAGGAACACTTAATGCCAATACCTACCCTCTTTGCTGAATCAACTGATACTAAAATTTTAACCTATCTAGTAAGAAAAAACAATACAGTATTTTACAAACAAAACAGATATCAAGTACCCATAGGGACTTATTCACCAGGTAAAGAAGTTAATTTATCAGTTAAAAAAGATTGTATCGAAATAATTGATAAAGATACTAATGAGTTGATTATCACACATAAAATTGCTAAAGGAAAAGGTCAGCTAGTAACAATAGACCACCCAGATAGGCAAAAATCAAGAAAGTACAGTTGCGACGAAATGCGTGAGAAAGTTTTAAAAAGTTTAGGAGAAACTGATAAGGCAATAACGTTTGTTGATATCATTAGGGCTGAAAAATCTAGATACTTTAAAGATCAATCTAACCTAATAATTAAAACAGTGACATCTGAAAACCCGTCACTTGTACAAAAAGCTATTGATTACTGCGTTGAAAGAAAACTCTACAGCGCTGGCATGCTTAAGGATACAATCCAATACTTTAAGGAGGAAGAAAAACGACAACTTAATAAAAAGTACTTTAAGGCAGACATTTCTACCCCTTCAAAGTATCAGGATTTAAAGCCTGAAATAAGAAGTATTGAAGAGTATACTAATTCTTTGAAAGGGGACAGTCACAGTGGAGAAATTGGAGCTAATCAAAGAAAATGCTAA
- a CDS encoding dimethylarginine dimethylaminohydrolase family protein — protein MSKDFRDVDSIPGERWFPKKSEFLEDMKDYWGDWGVASEVTKLKAVLMRRPGKEIEDFDYNEVRFRAPIDVDKFREEHDNLAQIYKRHDVAVHYVENQREDRPNAVFMRDLVFMTPEGAIVTRPAMEQRRGEERYVAEALAKLGVPIVRTITGDGIFEGANGMWVDRKTVILATGSRTNRSAYSQIEYDLRRMGVEDIIPMPIPYGHAHIDGLLNFASEDTVMIHAPQVPYDVCEALMKKGIKILEAPSQTEAKDTLGVNFVALEPGLVIQPEGNPRCREELEKNNIKVIPIDFSEILKGWGAIHCATVFLKRE, from the coding sequence ATGAGTAAGGATTTTAGAGATGTAGATTCTATACCAGGAGAAAGGTGGTTCCCTAAAAAAAGTGAGTTTTTAGAGGATATGAAGGATTATTGGGGAGACTGGGGCGTGGCTTCTGAAGTAACAAAGTTGAAAGCGGTACTTATGAGAAGACCAGGAAAAGAAATTGAAGACTTTGACTATAACGAGGTGAGGTTTAGAGCTCCTATTGACGTTGATAAATTTAGAGAGGAGCATGATAACTTAGCACAAATATATAAAAGGCATGATGTAGCTGTGCATTATGTTGAAAACCAAAGAGAAGATAGACCTAACGCTGTATTTATGAGAGATCTAGTATTTATGACTCCCGAGGGAGCAATCGTTACCCGCCCTGCTATGGAACAGAGGCGTGGAGAGGAAAGGTATGTTGCAGAAGCGCTTGCTAAGTTAGGTGTTCCTATTGTTAGAACTATTACAGGAGATGGTATTTTTGAAGGTGCTAATGGCATGTGGGTAGATAGAAAAACAGTAATTTTAGCTACTGGTTCGAGAACTAATAGATCAGCTTATAGCCAAATAGAGTACGATCTAAGAAGGATGGGGGTAGAAGATATAATACCAATGCCTATTCCCTACGGGCATGCTCATATAGATGGTCTGCTAAACTTTGCAAGTGAGGATACAGTAATGATCCATGCCCCTCAGGTCCCTTACGATGTATGTGAAGCTCTAATGAAAAAAGGGATAAAGATTCTAGAAGCACCATCTCAGACTGAAGCAAAAGATACATTAGGTGTTAATTTTGTGGCATTAGAACCGGGCCTAGTAATCCAGCCAGAGGGAAACCCTAGGTGTAGAGAAGAACTAGAAAAAAATAATATAAAGGTTATACCTATAGATTTTTCTGAGATTCTAAAAGGTTGGGGAGCTATACATTGTGCAACCGTATTTTTGAAAAGGGAGTAG
- a CDS encoding endonuclease/exonuclease/phosphatase family protein codes for MRIIVWNISCNTMKNDKNRAEEILGTINKADCDIVLLTEYQPNTFGKIIETKLYDRQYKIYTPKNASAKDTCSLLIAVKNKEKETKKLKYDFNLERRYVAIKVTDMFEINNLKILGIHVPPIQQQKGVLKEESITERKEPYIQSILKCAHLFKSNNEYAIIAGDFNPYTEDVFKQYTIKYPYRPLTDCITNLESKGWINCYPTSNQIGNNCSPNRLDYVFLSPAFRDKIVSFSAEFIETKDNVSDHRPLICEVKLC; via the coding sequence ATGAGAATAATAGTTTGGAACATCTCATGTAACACAATGAAAAATGATAAAAACAGAGCGGAGGAGATTTTAGGTACTATTAATAAGGCAGATTGTGATATTGTTCTTTTGACTGAATATCAACCTAATACTTTTGGTAAAATTATAGAAACTAAGCTTTATGATAGACAATATAAAATTTATACTCCCAAAAACGCATCCGCAAAAGATACCTGCTCACTACTAATTGCTGTGAAAAATAAGGAGAAGGAGACGAAAAAACTTAAGTATGATTTTAACCTAGAGAGAAGATATGTAGCTATTAAAGTAACGGATATGTTCGAAATTAATAACTTGAAGATACTAGGTATACATGTTCCGCCAATCCAACAACAAAAAGGTGTATTAAAAGAAGAAAGTATTACCGAACGGAAAGAACCATATATCCAAAGCATTTTAAAATGTGCTCATTTGTTTAAATCTAATAATGAATATGCCATTATCGCAGGTGATTTTAATCCTTACACTGAAGACGTTTTTAAACAATACACAATAAAGTATCCATATAGACCACTAACAGATTGCATTACTAACTTAGAGTCAAAAGGGTGGATAAACTGCTACCCTACAAGTAACCAAATAGGTAACAATTGTAGTCCGAACAGATTAGATTATGTTTTCCTTTCACCTGCTTTTCGTGATAAAATTGTGAGTTTTTCCGCCGAATTTATAGAAACTAAGGATAACGTTTCGGACCATAGACCGTTAATTTGTGAAGTGAAATTATGTTGA
- a CDS encoding metallophosphoesterase — protein MALIFSISDIHGYSQPLEEALTLVDLESDSQNKLILCGDYIDYGPDSCKVLYKIKSLVESYPDQVIVLMGNHEYRFLEFLNAGGHNLWSVEWLSTDMNFTTINSFISESTKEKIFGISKDKGYHDYLLDISKIIKKDVLTNHAGLIKWIKGMLLYYETPKAIYVHAGIDEEAEEYWKHGTPDEYFLSKYPATFGKFHKDIIAGHIGTSSLAKGKKFHDIYWDGDNHFFIDGEVNRSGCIPVLKYNTTTSRYSSFKKKRDGQGSYFFQEYVIK, from the coding sequence ATGGCTTTAATATTTTCAATTAGTGATATTCATGGATACTCACAACCGCTAGAAGAAGCCCTAACACTTGTAGATCTAGAATCTGATAGTCAAAACAAGTTGATTCTATGTGGGGACTATATTGATTATGGCCCAGATAGTTGTAAGGTATTATATAAAATAAAGAGTCTGGTTGAAAGTTATCCCGATCAAGTCATTGTTCTTATGGGAAATCACGAGTATAGGTTCCTAGAATTTTTAAATGCAGGGGGTCATAATCTATGGAGTGTTGAGTGGCTAAGCACTGATATGAATTTTACAACAATAAACTCTTTTATATCGGAATCTACTAAGGAAAAGATATTCGGTATAAGTAAGGATAAAGGTTACCATGATTATTTATTGGACATTTCTAAAATAATTAAAAAGGATGTCTTAACTAACCATGCAGGCTTGATTAAATGGATAAAAGGGATGTTGCTGTATTATGAAACACCAAAGGCAATTTATGTTCATGCAGGCATTGATGAAGAAGCAGAAGAATATTGGAAGCATGGAACTCCTGATGAATATTTTTTAAGTAAATATCCTGCAACCTTTGGTAAATTTCATAAGGATATAATTGCGGGTCATATTGGCACAAGTTCACTGGCGAAAGGCAAAAAATTTCATGATATCTACTGGGATGGGGATAATCATTTCTTTATTGATGGGGAAGTAAATAGAAGTGGTTGTATACCAGTTTTAAAATACAATACAACAACATCACGGTATTCTTCATTCAAAAAGAAGCGAGATGGTCAAGGGAGTTATTTTTTTCAAGAGTATGTGATTAAATAG
- a CDS encoding ATP-binding protein, with product MFFQLIARRYEKKSTTITLKSFSDWGEFYSYNTLAKTILVCLIHSFYYY from the coding sequence TTGTTCTTTCAACTAATAGCAAGAAGGTATGAGAAAAAGTCGACGACTATTACCCTAAAAAGTTTTAGTGATTGGGGTGAGTTTTATAGTTATAATACATTAGCTAAAACTATATTAGTTTGTCTTATACATTCATTCTACTATTACTAA